A genomic stretch from Flavobacterium sp. KS-LB2 includes:
- a CDS encoding 3-keto-disaccharide hydrolase, which translates to MIKNICTSLLVMIMIQTANAQQAPIAKGFKSIFDGQSTTGWHTYGKTTAGSGWKVEDGVLHFDPTAAQNGQGGDLVTDAEYENFHLKLDWKVASKANSGIIFYVNEDLSKFKNTYETGLEMQVLDNDGHPDGKIEKHRAGDLYDLIKSSSEPVKPVGEWNTVDIVCKFGKLTMLLNGVKVVETTLWDANFKTLVAGSKFATWPGFAVSKKGKIALQDHGDNVWFRNIQIKEWNSMKITTGCEAGM; encoded by the coding sequence ATGATTAAAAATATCTGTACTTCATTACTAGTTATGATAATGATTCAAACCGCAAATGCACAGCAAGCCCCTATAGCTAAAGGATTTAAGTCAATATTTGATGGGCAATCAACAACTGGCTGGCATACTTATGGTAAAACTACTGCTGGTTCTGGATGGAAAGTTGAAGATGGTGTGTTGCATTTTGATCCTACAGCAGCCCAAAATGGTCAAGGCGGTGATCTTGTAACTGATGCAGAATATGAGAATTTTCATTTAAAATTAGATTGGAAAGTAGCTTCCAAAGCTAATAGTGGTATAATTTTTTATGTGAACGAAGATTTATCAAAATTCAAGAATACCTATGAAACCGGTTTAGAAATGCAAGTATTAGACAATGACGGGCATCCTGATGGAAAAATTGAAAAGCATAGAGCAGGTGATTTATACGATTTAATAAAAAGTAGTTCAGAGCCTGTTAAACCCGTAGGTGAATGGAATACCGTAGACATAGTATGTAAATTTGGAAAACTGACTATGTTATTAAATGGAGTAAAAGTAGTTGAAACTACGCTTTGGGATGCTAATTTTAAAACCTTAGTAGCAGGAAGTAAATTTGCTACTTGGCCAGGTTTTGCTGTTTCCAAAAAAGGTAAAATTGCCTTACAAGATCACGGTGATAATGTATGGTTCCGAAATATTCAGATAAAAGAATGGAATTCTATGAAAATTACTACTGGTTGTGAAGCTGGGATGTAA
- a CDS encoding nucleoside permease: MNNTTRIKLSIMMFLEFFIWGAWFVTLGTFLGNNLKASGAESAAIFSTQSWGAIIAPFIIGLIADRYFNAEKILGILHLIGAFLMYQMYQSEDVGMFYTYVLSYMILYMPTLALVNSVSFNQMKDPEKEFANIRVWGTIGWIIAGLSISYFFHWDSKEAISSGLLKNTFLLAGVAAFILGLFSFSLPKTPPKVSDEKIKIGDIIGLDALKLLKDKNFAIFFISSILICIPLAFYYQNANLFLTEAGVENPTGKMAIGQISEALFLLLIPVFFTRFGFKKTILIGMLAWAIRYVLFAYGNGGDLSFMLIIGIALHGICYDFFFVSGQIYTNSKAGEKYKSAAQGLITLATYGVGMLIGFAVAGWITDNYKMADGAVNWQMVWIIPAGIATVVFVLFALLFNEKNKVVETSSAV; the protein is encoded by the coding sequence ATGAATAACACCACACGAATTAAATTATCTATAATGATGTTCCTAGAATTTTTTATCTGGGGAGCATGGTTTGTAACACTTGGTACGTTTCTAGGGAATAATCTAAAAGCATCTGGAGCAGAATCTGCTGCCATTTTTTCTACACAATCATGGGGCGCTATTATTGCACCTTTTATTATAGGTTTGATTGCTGATCGATATTTTAATGCTGAGAAAATTTTAGGTATTCTACATCTTATTGGAGCATTTCTAATGTATCAAATGTATCAGTCAGAAGACGTTGGAATGTTTTATACTTACGTTCTAAGTTATATGATTTTATACATGCCAACATTAGCATTAGTAAATTCAGTGTCTTTTAATCAAATGAAAGATCCAGAAAAAGAATTCGCAAACATTAGAGTATGGGGAACTATTGGTTGGATTATTGCAGGATTATCCATTAGTTACTTCTTTCATTGGGATTCTAAAGAAGCAATTAGCTCAGGTTTACTAAAAAATACCTTTTTACTAGCGGGTGTTGCAGCTTTCATTTTAGGTTTATTTAGTTTTTCATTACCAAAAACACCACCAAAAGTGAGCGATGAAAAAATAAAAATTGGAGATATTATAGGTCTTGATGCTTTGAAATTATTGAAAGACAAGAACTTCGCTATCTTTTTCATTTCGTCTATACTAATTTGTATTCCTCTTGCTTTTTATTACCAAAATGCTAATCTCTTTTTGACAGAAGCTGGAGTTGAAAATCCAACTGGTAAAATGGCTATAGGGCAAATATCAGAAGCTTTATTTCTATTATTGATACCTGTATTTTTTACTCGTTTTGGTTTCAAAAAAACTATTTTAATTGGGATGTTAGCATGGGCAATTCGTTACGTTTTATTTGCTTATGGTAATGGTGGAGATTTAAGTTTCATGTTGATTATAGGAATTGCGTTACACGGTATTTGTTATGATTTCTTTTTTGTTTCGGGCCAAATTTACACCAACTCAAAAGCGGGAGAAAAATATAAAAGTGCAGCACAGGGTTTAATCACTTTAGCAACTTATGGAGTTGGTATGTTGATTGGTTTTGCAGTTGCAGGCTGGATAACGGACAATTACAAAATGGCTGATGGAGCCGTAAACTGGCAAATGGTTTGGATCATTCCTGCTGGAATTGCTACCGTTGTATTTGTACTTTTCGCACTTTTATTCAATGAAAAAAACAAAGTAGTAGAAACGTCTTCTGCAGTATAA
- a CDS encoding hydroxypyruvate isomerase family protein, which translates to MSTNLNRRSAIKGILASTAAMGIPSGLSAFAMPKKEIETQLGKLKGNINHSVSRWCFDNLDLETLCIEAKKLGITGIDLVGPSSWPTLKKYDLVSTMCNGAEINLVDGFNDIKFHETLLKNYTEMIPLVAKAGYKNLICFSGSRRGKTDEEGWSNCVLGLQKLIPLAEKHNVILVMELLNSKIDHKDYQCDRTSWGVELAKRLNSENFKLLYDIYHMQIDEGDVIRNIRDNHQYIAHFHTAGVPGRNEIDATQELNYEAIMKAIVKTGFKGFVGQEFIPKNPDKLASLKQAITICDV; encoded by the coding sequence ATGAGTACGAATCTAAATAGAAGATCTGCCATAAAAGGAATATTAGCTAGTACGGCTGCTATGGGAATTCCTTCGGGATTATCTGCTTTCGCTATGCCAAAAAAAGAGATAGAAACACAATTGGGTAAATTAAAAGGAAACATAAATCACTCTGTTTCTCGTTGGTGTTTTGATAATCTTGATTTAGAGACACTTTGCATTGAAGCAAAGAAACTTGGAATAACCGGTATTGATTTAGTAGGACCATCATCTTGGCCAACATTGAAGAAATATGACTTAGTTTCAACAATGTGTAACGGTGCTGAAATTAATTTGGTAGATGGTTTTAATGATATAAAATTTCATGAAACGCTTTTAAAAAATTATACAGAAATGATTCCGCTAGTGGCAAAAGCGGGTTATAAAAATCTAATTTGTTTTAGCGGAAGCAGAAGAGGAAAAACAGATGAAGAAGGTTGGAGTAATTGCGTTTTGGGCTTACAAAAACTAATTCCATTGGCTGAAAAGCACAATGTGATTTTAGTCATGGAATTATTAAACAGTAAAATTGACCATAAAGATTACCAATGTGACAGGACATCATGGGGAGTTGAACTTGCGAAGCGCTTGAACTCAGAAAACTTCAAACTTCTTTATGATATTTATCACATGCAAATTGATGAAGGTGATGTGATTAGAAACATAAGAGACAACCATCAATATATTGCACATTTTCATACGGCTGGTGTTCCGGGACGAAATGAAATTGATGCGACACAGGAATTAAATTATGAAGCAATAATGAAAGCAATTGTAAAAACTGGTTTTAAAGGCTTTGTCGGACAAGAATTTATCCCCAAAAACCCCGATAAGCTGGCTTCGTTGAAGCAAGCTATTACAATATGTGATGTCTAA
- a CDS encoding sugar phosphate isomerase/epimerase family protein, whose translation MIKRREFLINAGLALGALAIAPTFAFDSKKRAIGIQLWTLRDTLPKDVKGVLAQVGKAGFTEVETFGYSADKGFFGTSVHDFKSMLDDNGLKATSNHFDFNSMIKDGSTDLVKSYVETANHLGSEYVTVPYIVSELRGTSGDDYKKLALQINKVGEICKAGGLKLAYHNHDFEFTKFGSTNGYEILLNETDKNLVDFEMDLYWVVRSGNDPLQLFQKYPGRFTMWHVKDMDKVNPDWNAEIGTGAIDFKSIFAQAELSGMKRFFLEHESNYKPNPIESAVTSFNYIKKNLI comes from the coding sequence ATGATAAAAAGAAGAGAATTTTTAATTAATGCAGGTTTAGCATTAGGCGCTTTAGCCATTGCTCCTACATTTGCTTTTGACTCTAAAAAAAGAGCCATAGGAATTCAATTATGGACACTACGTGATACATTACCGAAAGATGTTAAAGGTGTTTTAGCTCAAGTTGGAAAAGCAGGATTCACTGAAGTTGAAACTTTTGGTTATTCTGCAGACAAAGGTTTCTTTGGAACTTCTGTACATGATTTTAAATCCATGTTGGATGATAATGGTTTAAAAGCGACGAGTAATCATTTTGATTTTAATTCGATGATTAAAGATGGTTCAACTGATCTTGTAAAATCATACGTAGAAACAGCAAATCATTTAGGAAGCGAATATGTAACGGTACCTTACATAGTTTCTGAATTGCGCGGAACAAGTGGGGACGATTATAAAAAATTAGCCCTACAAATCAATAAAGTAGGTGAAATTTGTAAAGCAGGAGGTTTAAAATTAGCGTATCACAATCATGATTTTGAATTTACAAAATTCGGATCAACAAATGGGTATGAGATTTTATTGAATGAAACAGATAAAAACTTAGTTGATTTTGAAATGGATTTATACTGGGTAGTTCGTTCTGGAAATGATCCTTTGCAATTATTCCAAAAATATCCTGGGCGTTTCACCATGTGGCACGTAAAAGATATGGATAAAGTAAATCCGGATTGGAATGCCGAAATAGGAACTGGAGCAATTGATTTCAAATCGATTTTTGCTCAAGCTGAACTTTCCGGAATGAAACGTTTCTTTTTGGAACACGAATCAAACTACAAACCAAATCCGATAGAATCCGCAGTAACAAGTTTTAATTACATTAAGAAGAATTTAATCTAA
- a CDS encoding M1 family metallopeptidase → MKKQFSIIFIAVLFFNGLNAQGLLNKSAQLFTRQDTLRGSITKERAWWDLKNYHLNIKVNPADSTISGSNTIKYQVIQEYNSMQIDLQNPMNITKVIQEGKTLKYKREGNAFFIELIAPQTKGALKEITIFYGGKPKVAVNPPWDGGITWKKDSNGNSFIASSCQGLGASVWWPNKDHMYDEVENMLISVNVPKNLMNVSNGRLQSVTNMKDGTKTYNWYVSNPINNYGVNINIGDYVSFSERFKGEKGNLDCTYYVLRDNLAKAKEHFQDVPRMLKAFEHWFGPYPFYEDSYKLVEAPYLGMEHQSSVTYGNKFKNGYLGRDLSGTGWGLKFDFIIIHESGHEWFANNITYKDIADMWIHESFTNYSESLFVEYYYGKEAGFEYVRGTRKGIDNDKPIIGNYNVNNEGSGDMYPKGGNMLHTIRQIVNNDEKWRGILRGLNSTFYHQTVTTKQIEDYLGQQVGIDLSTVFNQYLRDTRIPTLEYFFKDNQFGYRWTNCVAEFKMPVKVTLNGKEELLQPEIEWKSIPVNSENSILEIDKNFYVAGFNITE, encoded by the coding sequence ATGAAAAAACAGTTTAGTATTATTTTTATTGCAGTTCTTTTTTTTAACGGTCTAAATGCACAAGGTTTATTGAATAAATCAGCGCAACTATTCACAAGACAAGATACTTTGCGCGGAAGTATCACAAAAGAAAGAGCATGGTGGGATCTAAAAAACTATCACCTTAACATTAAAGTTAATCCTGCAGATAGTACCATTTCAGGCTCCAATACAATAAAATATCAAGTTATTCAAGAATACAACAGTATGCAAATTGACTTGCAAAATCCTATGAACATTACTAAAGTTATTCAAGAAGGAAAGACTTTAAAATACAAAAGGGAAGGAAATGCATTTTTTATTGAATTGATTGCTCCTCAAACAAAAGGTGCACTAAAAGAAATTACCATATTTTATGGCGGAAAACCAAAAGTAGCTGTAAATCCACCTTGGGACGGAGGAATTACTTGGAAAAAAGACAGTAATGGCAATTCTTTTATTGCTTCATCTTGTCAGGGATTGGGTGCTAGTGTGTGGTGGCCAAATAAAGATCATATGTATGACGAAGTGGAGAATATGCTGATTAGTGTAAATGTTCCAAAAAATTTGATGAATGTATCCAATGGACGTTTACAAAGTGTCACTAACATGAAAGATGGAACTAAAACCTATAATTGGTATGTTTCCAATCCAATCAATAATTATGGTGTAAACATAAATATTGGGGATTATGTTTCGTTTTCGGAGAGATTCAAAGGGGAGAAGGGGAATTTAGACTGTACTTATTATGTTTTGAGAGACAATTTGGCGAAAGCCAAAGAACATTTCCAAGATGTTCCTAGAATGCTAAAAGCTTTTGAACATTGGTTTGGACCCTATCCATTTTATGAAGATAGTTACAAGTTAGTTGAAGCACCTTATTTAGGAATGGAACATCAAAGCTCAGTAACGTATGGAAATAAATTTAAAAATGGATATTTAGGCCGGGATTTGAGTGGAACGGGTTGGGGATTAAAATTTGATTTTATCATTATCCATGAATCTGGACATGAATGGTTTGCTAATAATATCACTTATAAAGATATTGCCGACATGTGGATTCATGAAAGTTTTACGAACTATTCAGAAAGTCTATTTGTAGAATATTACTATGGAAAAGAGGCTGGATTTGAATATGTTAGAGGAACAAGGAAAGGTATAGATAATGACAAACCCATTATCGGGAACTACAATGTTAACAATGAAGGCTCTGGTGATATGTACCCAAAAGGAGGAAATATGCTGCATACTATACGCCAAATTGTAAATAATGACGAAAAATGGAGAGGAATATTGAGAGGTTTAAATAGTACTTTTTATCACCAAACGGTAACTACTAAACAAATTGAAGATTATTTAGGTCAGCAAGTTGGAATCGATTTATCTACCGTTTTTAATCAGTATTTAAGAGATACTAGAATTCCAACATTAGAATATTTTTTCAAAGATAATCAGTTTGGATATCGCTGGACGAATTGTGTTGCTGAATTTAAGATGCCTGTTAAAGTAACTTTGAATGGAAAAGAAGAATTACTTCAACCAGAAATAGAATGGAAGAGTATTCCAGTAAATTCTGAAAATTCAATACTGGAAATAGATAAAAACTTTTATGTAGCTGGTTTTAATATTACCGAGTAA
- a CDS encoding alkaline phosphatase D family protein yields the protein MKKILFIFGFLVFIGCKTQDTKSTIITEKPVQNTFLTVAFGSCDNQKIKNELWSAIDENHPSVWIWGGDNVYSDTEDMQVLKKNYEIQKQDADYLKFIKNKIILGTWDDHDFGANDGGEEYPFKRESQQLLLDFLDTPMNASERKREGVYTDKTIVINENKIKIIVLDTRYFRTTLTKSTDSKKRFQPNRYGDGTLLGEAQWAWLEKVLQSSDAQFNVIVSSIQFLSNKHGFEAWGNFPHEIEKLEQLIVSTKAKGTFILSGDRHIATFSSKNVAGLSYPLIDFTSSGLTHTYANFSGEENPYVKGEVVKELNFGLLKFDFNNNKVIMEIRGKKNKLIQEYVQVYSGK from the coding sequence ATGAAAAAAATACTTTTTATTTTTGGTTTTTTGGTCTTTATTGGTTGCAAAACGCAGGATACAAAATCCACTATTATAACTGAAAAACCGGTTCAAAATACCTTTTTAACGGTTGCTTTCGGTTCTTGCGACAACCAGAAAATTAAGAATGAACTTTGGTCAGCGATAGATGAAAATCATCCGTCCGTATGGATTTGGGGCGGTGATAATGTCTATTCGGATACTGAGGATATGCAGGTTCTTAAAAAAAATTATGAAATTCAGAAACAGGATGCTGATTATCTGAAATTTATAAAAAACAAAATCATTTTAGGAACTTGGGACGATCATGATTTTGGCGCAAATGACGGCGGAGAAGAATATCCTTTTAAAAGAGAAAGTCAACAGCTTTTGTTGGATTTTTTAGACACTCCAATGAATGCTTCTGAGCGAAAACGAGAAGGTGTTTATACTGATAAAACTATTGTTATAAATGAAAATAAAATAAAAATTATCGTGTTAGATACACGTTATTTTAGAACCACATTAACAAAATCTACCGATTCAAAAAAGCGTTTTCAACCCAATAGATATGGTGATGGAACACTATTAGGAGAAGCACAATGGGCATGGTTGGAAAAAGTACTTCAATCATCCGATGCACAATTTAATGTTATTGTTAGTAGCATTCAATTTTTATCAAATAAGCATGGATTTGAAGCTTGGGGTAATTTTCCTCATGAAATAGAGAAGCTTGAGCAATTGATAGTTTCTACAAAAGCAAAAGGTACTTTTATACTCTCTGGCGACCGCCATATAGCAACTTTTTCTTCAAAAAACGTTGCCGGTTTGTCATATCCTTTAATTGATTTTACATCTAGTGGATTGACGCATACTTACGCTAATTTTTCTGGGGAAGAAAATCCTTATGTGAAGGGAGAAGTGGTTAAAGAATTGAATTTTGGACTCTTAAAATTTGATTTTAATAACAATAAAGTGATCATGGAAATCCGAGGGAAAAAAAATAAATTAATTCAAGAATATGTTCAAGTATATTCTGGAAAATAA
- a CDS encoding ATP-grasp domain-containing protein: MENSKTFLCISNYFKGSDFLINLKKLGNKVYLVTSEKLRDKPWPHQHIDEIFYMEGQDVDWNLEHLLLGVGNFMKSTKIDAIVALDDYDVEKATYLRENLRIDGMGQTTGRYFRDKLAMRMRAKSCGIPIPAFCSLFNDHDINTFADTISAPWVLKPRSEASATGIIKIYDKESLWIHINEMGNNRFKYLLEQFKPGDVYHCDSLISESKVIFSLTSKYLATPMEISQGGGVFRSANIKYNSEDDKAIKKLNEEVMKGFGLKHGAAHTEFIKCNDDGQIYFLETSSRVGGAHLAEMVTEASNINLWKEWAAIEDALVKGTKYILPKVKKGYAGIVLTLSKFQHPNLTSFSDPEVCFKVPLEYHAGLIVKSDKQERVLELLEDYGNRLANDFTAVVEQSKVTNLH; this comes from the coding sequence ATGGAAAACTCTAAAACCTTCCTTTGTATTTCAAATTATTTCAAGGGTTCCGATTTTTTAATTAATTTAAAAAAGTTAGGCAACAAAGTCTATTTAGTGACAAGTGAAAAACTGAGAGACAAACCATGGCCACATCAACATATCGATGAGATTTTTTATATGGAAGGCCAAGATGTCGATTGGAATTTAGAACATCTGCTGTTAGGTGTTGGTAATTTTATGAAATCCACTAAAATTGACGCAATTGTTGCTCTAGACGATTACGATGTGGAAAAAGCGACGTATCTCAGAGAAAATCTCCGTATTGACGGGATGGGACAAACAACGGGACGTTATTTTAGAGATAAACTGGCGATGCGCATGAGAGCAAAAAGTTGTGGAATTCCTATTCCGGCATTTTGTTCTTTATTTAATGATCATGACATCAATACTTTTGCAGACACGATTTCAGCTCCATGGGTTTTGAAACCACGTTCCGAAGCTTCGGCAACAGGAATCATAAAAATATATGACAAAGAGAGTTTGTGGATTCATATCAATGAAATGGGGAATAACAGATTCAAATATTTATTAGAACAATTCAAACCAGGCGATGTGTATCATTGTGATAGTTTGATTTCAGAAAGTAAAGTAATTTTTAGTTTGACTTCAAAATATTTAGCCACTCCAATGGAAATTTCTCAAGGTGGCGGTGTTTTCCGTTCAGCTAATATTAAGTACAATTCAGAGGATGATAAAGCCATAAAAAAGTTAAATGAAGAAGTAATGAAAGGCTTCGGATTGAAACATGGTGCCGCACATACTGAATTCATAAAATGTAATGATGATGGTCAAATTTATTTCCTGGAAACTTCTTCAAGAGTAGGAGGAGCGCATTTGGCCGAAATGGTAACTGAAGCTTCTAATATTAATTTATGGAAAGAATGGGCTGCAATTGAAGACGCATTGGTTAAAGGTACTAAATACATTTTGCCAAAAGTAAAAAAAGGATATGCAGGTATCGTTTTGACATTGTCAAAATTCCAACATCCTAATTTAACATCGTTTTCAGATCCGGAAGTTTGCTTTAAAGTTCCACTAGAATATCATGCTGGATTGATAGTGAAATCAGATAAACAAGAAAGAGTTTTAGAATTGCTAGAGGATTATGGGAATCGTTTAGCAAATGATTTTACCGCTGTAGTTGAACAAAGTAAAGTGACAAACCTTCATTAA
- a CDS encoding leucyl aminopeptidase family protein translates to MKTNTIQDVTNFSGTILVPVFETYEKSIVPMTFNGLEVTSKIFSGKKDTHYLAEKNNNAHVFIGLGKEIDYKSLKTIFRRIASKQKENFSLNVALVVPEQFTQDQIEAMISGLLLGTYDLGHFKSEKKAHPFLNSDFILSLVSEKDYLATAKKAIKIAKAQLATYNLVDLPPNTINPKYLANWAKEKGQEYGFDVEILGYDASKRVGLGAFLAVGKGSENEPQFIIMNYTPAAKVEHLKHVGLVGKGITFDTGGLNIKTSGMLHMKCDMAGGGAVFGAMQLIADLQLPVKVTAIVPCAENSVDAKSFLPSDVIHSYSGHSIEIIDTDAEGRLILADGLSYLIKNFQPEYIVDIATLTGSSVGTFGYECGALFTNNTEMAQKLQENGDAIGERLWPLPLWDTYKSDIESDIADVKNYSGKPVAGAISAAKFLEYFTQEHKAWAHLDVAGVAFGDDEFAKSKHATGYGVHLLTKFIENL, encoded by the coding sequence ATGAAAACAAATACAATACAAGACGTAACTAATTTTTCAGGAACAATTTTGGTTCCAGTTTTTGAAACCTATGAAAAAAGTATTGTTCCTATGACTTTTAATGGGCTAGAAGTAACTTCAAAAATTTTTTCTGGAAAAAAAGACACACATTATCTAGCCGAAAAAAATAACAATGCACATGTTTTTATTGGCTTAGGAAAAGAGATAGATTATAAATCCTTAAAAACTATTTTTCGTCGTATCGCTTCTAAACAAAAAGAAAATTTTAGTTTAAATGTTGCTTTAGTTGTACCAGAACAATTCACTCAGGATCAGATTGAAGCAATGATTTCTGGCTTGCTGTTAGGAACCTATGATTTAGGACATTTTAAATCAGAAAAAAAAGCACATCCCTTTCTGAATAGTGATTTTATTTTAAGTTTAGTATCTGAAAAAGATTATTTGGCTACAGCCAAAAAAGCAATTAAAATTGCCAAAGCACAATTAGCAACTTATAATTTAGTCGATTTACCACCTAACACAATTAATCCAAAATATTTAGCAAATTGGGCTAAAGAAAAAGGGCAAGAATACGGCTTTGATGTAGAAATTTTGGGTTATGATGCTTCAAAAAGAGTGGGTTTAGGTGCCTTTTTAGCCGTAGGTAAAGGAAGCGAAAATGAACCTCAATTTATCATCATGAATTACACTCCTGCAGCCAAAGTCGAGCATCTAAAACATGTTGGGCTAGTAGGGAAAGGAATCACCTTTGATACTGGAGGATTAAACATAAAAACATCCGGCATGCTTCATATGAAATGTGATATGGCTGGTGGTGGTGCTGTTTTTGGAGCTATGCAATTGATTGCTGATTTGCAATTACCCGTAAAAGTGACTGCAATTGTTCCTTGCGCCGAAAACTCCGTTGATGCTAAATCATTTTTACCAAGTGATGTGATTCACAGTTATAGTGGACATTCGATTGAAATAATTGATACAGATGCCGAAGGTCGACTTATTTTAGCCGATGGATTGTCGTATTTAATTAAAAATTTCCAACCAGAGTACATTGTTGATATTGCTACACTTACGGGAAGCAGTGTTGGTACTTTTGGGTATGAATGTGGTGCTTTGTTTACCAATAATACAGAAATGGCTCAGAAACTGCAAGAAAACGGAGATGCAATTGGAGAGCGTTTGTGGCCTTTACCGCTTTGGGATACCTATAAATCAGATATTGAAAGTGATATTGCCGATGTGAAAAATTATAGTGGAAAACCCGTAGCTGGAGCAATTAGTGCCGCTAAATTTTTAGAATATTTCACCCAAGAACACAAAGCTTGGGCTCATCTTGATGTTGCAGGTGTCGCATTTGGCGATGATGAATTTGCTAAAAGTAAGCATGCTACAGGATATGGAGTTCATTTATTAACTAAATTCATTGAAAATTTATAA
- a CDS encoding alpha/beta hydrolase — protein MNLDNTTLIPELQNPILNTGLYIVLTTDEDDARPVYISGNFNNWRTQDKAFIMEKIGNNVYHYKFSHDFDYPATLLYKFTKGDWSEVEIDSHGNRTENRTTTNHTGIQKEHVARWRKNWLPFKQSFLPQVQLISDEFEIPQLNKTRKIWALLPHDYDNSSESYPVMYLQDAQNLFNENAEFGNWEIDKKLAVMSEYKIGKIIIIAIEHAEEDRIKEYNVGKTVLGKGQGKKYIRFVTDTLKPFVDSNFRTKKEREFTGIGGSSMGGLISIFSGLRNPEVYGKLMIFSPSLWVVPELKIDPKKANAADTKIYLYGGGDESKTMIEHITTFNDNLISSQFIKDKSKINLSINPQGKHSETYWSDEFPKAIEWLFFQTKE, from the coding sequence ATGAATTTAGATAATACCACATTGATACCAGAATTACAAAATCCAATATTAAATACGGGACTTTATATAGTACTGACCACTGACGAAGACGATGCAAGACCTGTTTATATTTCAGGAAATTTTAATAATTGGCGTACTCAGGATAAGGCCTTCATAATGGAGAAAATAGGAAATAATGTTTATCATTATAAATTTTCACATGATTTTGATTATCCAGCTACCCTTTTGTATAAATTTACTAAAGGGGATTGGAGTGAAGTAGAAATTGACAGCCATGGAAATAGAACTGAAAACCGTACAACGACAAATCATACAGGTATTCAAAAAGAACATGTAGCCAGATGGAGAAAAAACTGGTTGCCTTTTAAACAGTCTTTTTTGCCTCAAGTTCAGCTGATATCTGATGAGTTTGAAATCCCTCAGCTGAACAAAACCAGGAAAATTTGGGCTTTGTTACCTCATGATTATGACAATTCAAGTGAAAGTTATCCAGTCATGTATTTGCAGGATGCTCAAAATTTATTTAATGAAAATGCAGAATTTGGTAACTGGGAGATTGACAAAAAACTGGCTGTTATGTCCGAATATAAAATTGGGAAGATTATAATTATTGCCATAGAACATGCCGAAGAAGATCGAATAAAAGAATACAATGTAGGTAAAACAGTTCTGGGAAAAGGACAAGGAAAAAAATACATCCGATTTGTGACAGATACTTTAAAACCATTTGTTGATAGTAATTTTAGAACTAAAAAAGAAAGAGAATTTACTGGAATAGGAGGAAGCTCGATGGGCGGTTTGATTAGTATTTTCAGTGGATTGAGAAACCCAGAAGTGTATGGGAAATTAATGATTTTTTCGCCATCGCTTTGGGTAGTTCCAGAACTGAAAATTGATCCAAAGAAAGCCAATGCAGCTGATACAAAAATCTATTTATATGGAGGTGGTGATGAAAGTAAAACGATGATTGAACACATAACAACTTTTAACGATAATTTGATTTCAAGTCAATTTATTAAGGATAAATCAAAGATTAACCTTAGTATTAATCCGCAAGGGAAACATAGTGAAACCTATTGGAGTGATGAATTTCCTAAAGCAATTGAATGGTTGTTTTTTCAGACGAAAGAATAG